The genomic interval GATCTCTTCATCCAGCCGCGCCAGGGCACGGACTTGGTCTGGTTGTCCGCGGTGACGAAGTACATCATCGATCAGGGCCGGCACGACGAGGCATTCCTGCGGGATCGCGTGAATGGCTTTGACGAATACGTGCAGTCGCTCGAGAAGTTCACGCTGGACTACGCGAGCGAGATCTGCGGCCTCCGCAAAGAGGAGCTCGTCCGCGTGGCCGAGATGATCATGGAGGCAAAGCGCGTCGCGGTCTGCTGGGCCATGGGCGTGACGCAGCACCGGGGTGGCAGTGACACGTCGACCGCCATCTGCAACTTGCTTTTGGTGACCGGGAACGTGGCGCGGCCGGGCACGGGTGCGTATCCGCTGCGCGGTCACAACAACGTGCAGGGAGCCGGTGACATGGGCTGCGCGCCTCCGTTCCTGCCGGGCTACGAGCGCGTGGACAACGAAGAGCAGCGGCGCAAGTGGGAGAAGCTCTGGGGCGTCGAACTGCCGACCACGCCTGGGCTCAACAATCATCAGATGGTGGATGCCATTCACGAAGGCAAGCTGAAGGCGATGTACCTCTGCGGGGAGGACATGGCGGTGGTGGACTCCAACGCCAACTACGTGGAGGACGCCTTCCGGAAACTCGAGTTCTTCGTGGTCCAGGACGTCTTCCTGTCCAAGACCGCGCAGTTCGCGGACGTGGTCCTTCCGGCCTGCCCGAGCCTTGAGAAGGAGGGCACGTTCACGAACACCGAGCGGCGCATCCAGCGCTTGTATCGGGTGCTTGAACCGCTGGGAGACGCGAAGCCGGACTGGGAGATCATTCAAATGGTCGCCAACCGGTTTGGCGCCCATTGGAACTACACATCTGCGCGCGAGATTTTCGAGGAGATGGCGAGTGCGGCCGATCTGTTCCGGGGGGCGTCGTACGACCGCCTCGAGGGCTACGGGAGCCTGCAGTGGCCCGTGCTTCCCGACGGCACCGACACGCCGCTCCTGTACACGGACGGCTTCGCATTCCCCGACAAGAAGGCGCGGCTCTATCCGGTCGACTGGACGCCGCCCATCGAAGTCGGGGAGGAATACGATCTAGAGTTGAACAACGGGCGCTTGCTCGAGCACTTCCACGAGGGCAACATGACGAGCCGCGTGCCCGGTATCCACGAAAAAGTGCCGGAAACCTTCGTCGAGATCTCGCCGGAGCTCGCGAAGGAGCGCGGTGTCCAGGACGGCGCGCTGGTGCGCCTCGTCTCGCCGTACGGCAGCATCAAGGTGCGCGTGGCCGTGACGGATCGCGTGTCCGGGAAACACGTGTACGTTCCGCTCTTGTCCCATGCGGACGAGGAGGCGGTCAACCGCCTCACGTCGAGCGATCACGACACCGCCACCTACACGCCTGCCTATAAGGAAATGCGCGTGCGCATGGAGGTCATCCAATCGTGTGGCGAGCCGCCCATCAAGCGCGGGAACTTCCGCCTGGGCAAGCCGAACCCGCAGCCCGGTGTGAACGTCGAGCAAAAGTGGGCGCGCAAGGACTACGTGCCGCTGGTGACGGATCGCGCGCTTGTGAAGGAGGGTTGAGCCGTGGCGGAACCCATTCGGGTCATTGAGCGCCGGGAGGAGACGCTCGAGGAGCGGCGCCAACGCGTCCTCGAGCGTCTGGCGGACGCGGTGGTCCATGAGGAGCAGGCGGCGGAGCGGTTGATTCAGCTCGTGGCGCTGGCCGAAGACAAAGGGCTGTTGCCCATGCTGACTGCGCTTCTCGAACGCGGAGACCGGGTTCTGGCGCACGTCGTCGATCTGCTGGCTCGCGATGAATACACGTCTGCGCTGCAGAATGCTATCGGGCTGGCGCAGGCGCTTGGCAAATTTGATCCAAGCATGTTGGCGAAGCTCGTGGACGGCGTCGCAGGTGGGCTGGCGGATGCCAAAGAGGCGACGGCCGCAGATGGCAAGCCGCTCGGCGTATTCGAATTGCTCGCGCTGCTGAAGGATCCGAATGTATCGTATGCCATTCGCTTTCTTCTGGGGTTTTTGTCAGGAATGGGTAAGACCCTTCGCTCGCAGGGCTCTCCAGATTGACGGCGCAATTTCTCGGGAAATGTCGAATGGAAAAGAGGCCGCGGTCAGAAGCCCGCGGCCTTTCGTCTTAAATCTCCAGCCATTGTCGATAGTGCTTCAAGAGGGTTACAGGACCTCCTAAATGCATTAAATATTTCATTTTCGAGCCGTCCTTGAGTACCAATGCGGTGGCGCCTGTCGCGTGGTGCCTGCCGATCTCGGCCACGCCGTACCTCGGTCCAAGCGAAGCCACCATGCCGTGATCGCGGTAGACAAAGGGCAGTGGAGGGCGGCCGTGCGCCCTTCGCACGAGATTGGCCCCGAGGTGGTGACCCATTTGTTCGGCCACCTGCCCGGTGGGCGGCAGGACGTTGCCGTGAGCGTCGGCGAAGCGCGCGCAGTCGCCGATGACGTACACGTCGGCGACACCCCGGGCCATCAGAAACTCGTCCACGTCCACTCGGTTTCGAGCGTCCACCGGAAGCCCCGCTTCCTTTAACAGGGCGGGCGCTTCGACGCCGCCCGTCCAGACGAGCGTGCCGGCCTCGAGCTTTCTGCCCGAGGCGAGGAGATACGCCTGCGGCTCGGCGCCGGCCACGCGTTCGTTGAGAATCAATTCCACGCCGCGTTCGACGAGCTTCGCTTGAGCGACGGCTCGGAGCTGGTGGTCCACGTCGGGCAGAATCTCGGCGTGCGCGTGAATCAAGCCGAGGTGCAAGTCCGTGAGCGGCAGTCCGAGCTCACGCACACGCTTGGGCAACCAGTCCGCCCATTCGCCCATGAGTTCGACCCCGGTGAGCCCGCCCCCCGCCACGAGCACCTTGAGGTGGACGGGGTTTCCCGTTTGCTGATACCGCTCGAACTCTCGTTCCACATGGTGATGGAGTTCCATCGCCGCGCGCAGCGAATCCAACCGGAACGTGTGCTCCGCCACGCCCGGCAGTCCGAATGTGGCCGTGCGGCTGCCGAGTGCGACAATCAGTGTGTCGTACGCCAGGGTGGCGCCATCGGTTTCGACGAGCTTGTCCGACAGCCGCAGGTTCTTGACCTCTGCGATGATGATCTCGCTCGTCTTTCGGTGAAATAGTTCTTCCAGCGACAGCGCGTAGGTGCGCGGGTCGTGCCGCGCCCCGGCGACCTCGTGCAGAAGCGTCTTGAAGGTGTGATAAGGCTCGCGATTGACGAGCGTAAACGGGATGCCGTGCCGATCCAGTTCCAGCGCTGTCGCGAGGCCGCCGTATCCCGCGCCGAGAATCACGATTCCACTCAATGCGCTCTCTCCTCTCGCACTGATGATACACGAATCCAGAGAAGAGAGCAGCCTCGGTGACACACGAGCGTTCCATCGCATCTTGAAAAAAGGGAGCCGCGCCTGCGCGCGGCTCGGCGAACATGGGCCTCAGTTGGCGTAGGCGCCGTACGGAACGAGGAGGATGAACAGCACGAAGATGATGAGAAACACGACAGCCCAGCGGGTGTAACCACCGAAGACACCGTACATCGTCTCAGCACCTCCTTGTCGTTCGATGGTTCACTGTATGTAGGCAGGCACGACATTGGGTGGACGGATGCCCGGATCCGAAGCGTATAATGGACAAGCAAGGATCTCTTTGGAGGAGGGCGAATTTTCGTGGCGTTGACCTTCATGCAGATGGTGCAAAAGGCCAAGGAGAACGTGCCAGGGTTGAGTGCCGCTGAGGCGAAGAAGCGGATTGAGGAGGATCCGAACACCCTTGTCATCGACGTGCAGGACGCGGCGGACGCGGGCGCATGTGGGCTCATCCCTTCAAGCGTCAACATTTCGCTCGGCATGCTTCCCATCCGCGCGGATCTGGAGCTCCCGAAGGAGCTGCGAGATGAGCGCCTCGCGGATCGAAATCGGCCCGTCATCACGACCTGTGGAGCGGGCGGACAGGCGGCTCTCGCGGCGTACGTCCTGAAACTGATGGGCTTCACGAACGTGGCATACATCGAAGGCGGGACGGCAGCGTGGAAGGAAGCGGGCTACGAGGTCGTGCATTGAGGCATTTGCAGAAGAGAAAGCGCCCATTTGGGCGCTTTCTGCATTAAAAGGTGTCGGGATCGGGCCCGAAGCGATGATTCCGGTTGAGCGCGTTGATGCGGCGCATATCTTCGTCGGACAGCGAGAAATCGAACAGGTCCGCGTTCTCGAAGATGCGCTCTCTGCGCACCGACTTTGGGATGGTCACGACTTCGTTCTGCAGATCCCAGCG from Alicyclobacillus acidocaldarius subsp. acidocaldarius DSM 446 carries:
- a CDS encoding rhodanese-like domain-containing protein, which translates into the protein MALTFMQMVQKAKENVPGLSAAEAKKRIEEDPNTLVIDVQDAADAGACGLIPSSVNISLGMLPIRADLELPKELRDERLADRNRPVITTCGAGGQAALAAYVLKLMGFTNVAYIEGGTAAWKEAGYEVVH
- a CDS encoding NAD(P)/FAD-dependent oxidoreductase, with translation MSGIVILGAGYGGLATALELDRHGIPFTLVNREPYHTFKTLLHEVAGARHDPRTYALSLEELFHRKTSEIIIAEVKNLRLSDKLVETDGATLAYDTLIVALGSRTATFGLPGVAEHTFRLDSLRAAMELHHHVEREFERYQQTGNPVHLKVLVAGGGLTGVELMGEWADWLPKRVRELGLPLTDLHLGLIHAHAEILPDVDHQLRAVAQAKLVERGVELILNERVAGAEPQAYLLASGRKLEAGTLVWTGGVEAPALLKEAGLPVDARNRVDVDEFLMARGVADVYVIGDCARFADAHGNVLPPTGQVAEQMGHHLGANLVRRAHGRPPLPFVYRDHGMVASLGPRYGVAEIGRHHATGATALVLKDGSKMKYLMHLGGPVTLLKHYRQWLEI
- the fdhF gene encoding formate dehydrogenase subunit alpha; its protein translation is MIDIRTEAQAEARTVQLEIDGKEVTVERGASVLDAILSTGQEHPHVCYHPALGPIETCDTCIVEIDGKLMRACSTPVEDGMAVRTKSVAARYARKEAMDRILKNHELYCTVCDNNNGNCVLHNTVMQMGVEHQAYPFTPKPYEVDMSNPFYRYDPQQCILCGRCVEACQNLQVSEVLSIAWDREVPRVIWDNDVPINESSCVSCGHCVTVCPTNALMEKSMLGEAGFLTGIEKPTLDKMIDITKKVEPGYSSIFVVSEIEHEMREARIRKTKTVCTYCGVGCAFDVWTKDRHILKVEPQMEAPVNQISTCVKGKFGWDFVNSPDRLTKPLVRKGDRFVEVSWDEALDVIERRIKEIQAKHGYDAVAFISSSKTTNEENYLMQKLARAVMHTNNIDNCSRYCQSPATEALRRTMGLGGDTGSIKDLELADLVLIVGANPAEAHPVLSTRLRRAQKKRGQKHIVADVRRNIMATRADLFIQPRQGTDLVWLSAVTKYIIDQGRHDEAFLRDRVNGFDEYVQSLEKFTLDYASEICGLRKEELVRVAEMIMEAKRVAVCWAMGVTQHRGGSDTSTAICNLLLVTGNVARPGTGAYPLRGHNNVQGAGDMGCAPPFLPGYERVDNEEQRRKWEKLWGVELPTTPGLNNHQMVDAIHEGKLKAMYLCGEDMAVVDSNANYVEDAFRKLEFFVVQDVFLSKTAQFADVVLPACPSLEKEGTFTNTERRIQRLYRVLEPLGDAKPDWEIIQMVANRFGAHWNYTSAREIFEEMASAADLFRGASYDRLEGYGSLQWPVLPDGTDTPLLYTDGFAFPDKKARLYPVDWTPPIEVGEEYDLELNNGRLLEHFHEGNMTSRVPGIHEKVPETFVEISPELAKERGVQDGALVRLVSPYGSIKVRVAVTDRVSGKHVYVPLLSHADEEAVNRLTSSDHDTATYTPAYKEMRVRMEVIQSCGEPPIKRGNFRLGKPNPQPGVNVEQKWARKDYVPLVTDRALVKEG
- a CDS encoding DUF1641 domain-containing protein, with amino-acid sequence MAEPIRVIERREETLEERRQRVLERLADAVVHEEQAAERLIQLVALAEDKGLLPMLTALLERGDRVLAHVVDLLARDEYTSALQNAIGLAQALGKFDPSMLAKLVDGVAGGLADAKEATAADGKPLGVFELLALLKDPNVSYAIRFLLGFLSGMGKTLRSQGSPD